ATTGATATAGTTATAATAGTACATACGAACTCATTCGCAAGAATTAGCAAAGCACTTTTGCCAGCCAGGAAATAACGTACCTCACATGGAAACCAAGGCAAACATACGAATAGACAAGTGGCTCTGGGCTGCCCGTTTTTTTAAAACGCGTTCAATAGCGGCGGATGCTGTTGCGGGTGGTAAAGTGAAAGTGAATGGTGAGCGTGTGAAGGCGGCTAAAGCTGTTAAGGTTGATGATGAATTGAGTATTCACATCGGCCCCTATGAGTTTATTGTGCGCGTTTCTGGTTTATCCGGCAAGCGAGGCCCTGCTTCAGAAGCGATGTTGCTCTATGAAGAAACTGCTGGTAGTCAAGCTGCCAGAGAAGCACTCGTAGCGCGTTTGTCAGCCGAAAGAACGCATGTTTCCCATGAAGGGGGGCGACCCACTAAAAAAGCCCGGCGTCAGATCATTCGATTTACAGAAGGTGGACGTTAAACAGACGACATTCAGCTGGCAAGTTTGCTGGCGATTCAATACAGAGTATGGCGACCAGATCAGCATTCTGGATG
This genomic stretch from Sulfurirhabdus autotrophica harbors:
- a CDS encoding RNA-binding S4 domain-containing protein, translated to METKANIRIDKWLWAARFFKTRSIAADAVAGGKVKVNGERVKAAKAVKVDDELSIHIGPYEFIVRVSGLSGKRGPASEAMLLYEETAGSQAAREALVARLSAERTHVSHEGGRPTKKARRQIIRFTEGGR